A window of Fluoribacter dumoffii NY 23 contains these coding sequences:
- a CDS encoding Smr/MutS family protein: MADDFLSDEDKALFREFMRSVKPLEEQSKRVKVSKPKPPIRPKKTIRQEVQEKKEYYLSDMIVDTVLSETILSYAHPSLSSQRFKALRNGTIPWEARLDLHGLKSESARDTLCQFIQGQAENNKRCILIIHGKGGYQGAPPVIKNLLNRWLPQFAEVLAFHSALPRDGGNGAVYVLLKRNR; the protein is encoded by the coding sequence ATGGCTGATGATTTTTTGTCTGACGAAGATAAAGCCTTGTTCCGCGAATTCATGCGCTCGGTAAAACCATTGGAAGAACAATCAAAAAGGGTAAAAGTATCCAAACCCAAGCCTCCCATTCGGCCTAAAAAAACTATCCGCCAGGAAGTACAGGAAAAAAAAGAGTATTACTTATCCGATATGATTGTGGATACAGTCCTTTCTGAAACAATCCTTTCCTATGCCCATCCCAGTCTTTCCAGCCAACGGTTTAAGGCATTAAGAAATGGAACTATTCCCTGGGAAGCGCGGCTGGATTTACATGGCTTAAAAAGTGAAAGTGCCCGTGATACCTTGTGCCAATTTATTCAAGGCCAGGCAGAAAACAACAAAAGATGTATCCTTATTATACATGGTAAAGGCGGTTACCAGGGGGCGCCCCCAGTGATCAAAAATTTATTAAATCGCTGGTTACCTCAGTTTGCAGAGGTTTTGGCATTCCACAGTGCCTTGCCCAGGGATGGAGGAAATGGCGCCGTTTACGTGCTGCTGAAAAGAAACAGGTAA
- a CDS encoding NAD(P)H-dependent glycerol-3-phosphate dehydrogenase gives MNQKTIAILGAGSWGTAVAIHLAKVGHRVLLWGHDPQHIALMREKKTNPHYLPDITFPDTLEPLADFDQCLREAHYVIIAVPSHAFAEIIAKIKKPPHGLAWLTKGVDPQSHQLLSDLVSKTFGSSFPQAIISGPSFAKEVARFLPTAVTLASNNLEYQKSIRALLHHHNLRVYMTDDLIGVQICGAIKNVLAIGCGISDGLGYGANAKAALITRGLAEMERLGLALGARAETFLGLAGVGDLVLTCTDDQSRNRRFGLLLGKNISIPDAEKQIGQVVEGKYNASQVCFLAHQYQVEMPICEQINALLQGKISPKQVVQNLMSRPPREE, from the coding sequence ATGAATCAAAAGACCATAGCTATATTAGGTGCCGGATCCTGGGGCACTGCAGTTGCAATTCACCTGGCCAAGGTAGGGCATCGTGTGTTGTTGTGGGGGCATGATCCACAGCATATTGCACTCATGCGGGAAAAAAAAACAAACCCTCATTACCTGCCTGATATAACTTTTCCTGATACGTTGGAACCCTTGGCAGATTTTGATCAATGCCTCAGGGAAGCCCATTACGTGATTATCGCTGTTCCTTCTCACGCCTTTGCGGAGATTATTGCAAAAATTAAAAAGCCACCCCACGGTTTAGCCTGGTTGACTAAAGGTGTGGATCCACAAAGCCACCAGCTATTGAGTGATTTGGTAAGTAAAACTTTTGGTTCCTCTTTTCCTCAAGCGATTATTTCGGGTCCATCCTTTGCCAAAGAAGTAGCCCGCTTTTTACCTACTGCAGTAACTTTAGCTTCAAATAACCTGGAATATCAAAAAAGCATCCGTGCGCTGCTCCATCACCATAATCTTCGTGTCTATATGACCGATGATTTAATTGGAGTTCAGATTTGCGGGGCCATTAAAAATGTCCTGGCTATTGGTTGCGGGATCAGTGATGGTTTAGGGTATGGCGCTAATGCCAAAGCTGCCTTAATAACGCGTGGCTTGGCAGAAATGGAACGTCTGGGTCTGGCTCTGGGAGCACGAGCAGAAACCTTTCTGGGCTTGGCAGGGGTCGGCGATTTAGTACTAACCTGCACCGATGATCAGTCGCGAAACCGGCGCTTTGGTCTCCTATTAGGGAAAAATATCAGTATTCCGGACGCGGAAAAACAAATTGGCCAAGTTGTGGAAGGAAAATACAATGCTTCCCAGGTTTGCTTCCTCGCCCATCAATATCAGGTGGAAATGCCCATATGTGAGCAAATTAATGCGCTGTTACAAGGGAAAATTAGTCCAAAACAGGTGGTGCAAAATTTAATGAGCCGCCCGCCCCGTGAAGAATAA
- the ankH gene encoding Dot/Icm T4SS effector AnkH/LegA3: MTIASDIISHRMPDFEAYLRAGESLDDIDEYGFTPLIECAITRQIQIAEQLIARKVNVNKTDVTGRGPLHWAVDNNDIAMAKLLLDNGADPNAYTRNGLSVLVYPVLRNQDALKHLLYQYGARLDFALDFINGKLIGHRFELQGDVDIVNAQGEFIELDYEGFILEFTVAVIRDALRRFISSYSTRHLREYFPLAHVIIDAFSLAEELLNYQHLQILGEQHLQRLKEFLKAPMLILPAASRGHAMGFIRFGQWWAKIDRGENSLQEGSVNIYRINNLHALNVRFLQDFLYKKQPRNYFHQMINQQLGLIPIAKMPISSQISGNCSWANIQAIVAVAYAIQGLEKNSFNPDTAMAFYDEWVAWDKERAIDECIQRFYLANPPRKASIAAMLGGVLFQACNAENKRHLEMAEKILKILTLPDYEYILKSYLEEYCIKRLTKKGNNLLKILDDCGINPNIGVNPIATGL; encoded by the coding sequence ATGACAATAGCAAGTGACATAATCAGCCATCGAATGCCTGATTTTGAAGCTTACCTTCGAGCTGGGGAATCGTTGGATGACATTGATGAATATGGTTTTACGCCCTTAATTGAGTGTGCTATTACGCGCCAAATTCAAATTGCCGAGCAACTAATCGCCCGTAAAGTCAATGTTAATAAAACAGACGTGACAGGGCGAGGTCCCTTGCATTGGGCTGTGGATAATAATGATATAGCTATGGCGAAGTTGCTATTGGATAACGGTGCAGATCCTAACGCGTATACCCGCAATGGGCTTTCTGTCCTGGTTTATCCGGTATTACGTAATCAGGATGCACTCAAGCATTTACTCTATCAATATGGCGCCAGGCTCGATTTTGCCCTCGACTTCATCAATGGCAAACTTATTGGCCACCGTTTTGAGTTACAAGGTGATGTCGATATAGTTAATGCCCAGGGAGAATTTATTGAGTTGGATTACGAAGGCTTTATCCTCGAATTTACCGTTGCAGTGATAAGGGATGCTTTAAGACGTTTTATCAGCAGTTATTCAACACGTCATTTACGGGAATATTTCCCCCTGGCACATGTGATTATCGATGCGTTTTCCCTCGCAGAAGAGCTTTTAAACTACCAGCATTTGCAAATCTTAGGGGAGCAGCACTTACAACGTCTCAAGGAGTTTTTAAAGGCACCCATGCTGATTCTGCCTGCAGCAAGCCGAGGCCATGCGATGGGATTTATTCGCTTTGGGCAATGGTGGGCGAAAATTGATCGAGGAGAAAACAGCTTGCAAGAGGGTAGCGTCAATATTTATAGAATTAATAATCTTCACGCCTTGAATGTTCGTTTTTTACAAGATTTTTTATATAAAAAACAACCTCGAAATTATTTTCATCAGATGATTAATCAACAATTAGGGTTGATTCCAATAGCTAAAATGCCCATCAGCTCACAAATAAGCGGCAATTGCTCCTGGGCCAATATACAAGCGATTGTAGCTGTTGCCTATGCCATTCAGGGATTAGAAAAAAATAGCTTTAATCCCGACACAGCCATGGCTTTTTATGATGAATGGGTAGCCTGGGATAAAGAACGGGCCATAGATGAATGCATTCAGCGGTTTTATTTGGCCAACCCTCCCCGTAAAGCGAGCATTGCCGCCATGCTTGGGGGTGTTTTATTTCAAGCCTGCAACGCGGAGAATAAACGACATTTGGAGATGGCAGAAAAAATACTCAAAATTCTTACTTTACCTGATTATGAGTATATTTTGAAAAGTTATCTGGAAGAGTATTGTATCAAACGGTTGACAAAAAAGGGTAACAACTTACTTAAAATTCTCGATGATTGCGGGATAAATCCAAATATAGGCGTTAATCCTATTGCCACTGGCTTATAA
- a CDS encoding Smr/MutS family protein, with product MLNEYYLTDDIEEPVLAHSILSFVTPKVSGKQFHELKTGQIPWEAKLDLSNLKPEEARKALVEFIQRQMKKKNFSLLIFHGTKSAKNSPPLLKNLINHWLPQIKEVVAFHSARPDEGGINAVYVLLKNVSDLPVLTRVEQSTSFLVVETKAMERQRRLAEQQGERRIALVKAREHSNQEAQPALEGQLQNSILQHPELASQRFDGIDSPLNPEPPLNTDARREFDNERRNQEQEKQLRLGNMPRFTNTPKPRGP from the coding sequence ATGCTAAATGAATATTATTTAACCGATGATATTGAAGAACCGGTTCTTGCTCACAGTATTTTATCTTTTGTTACTCCCAAAGTTTCTGGTAAGCAGTTCCATGAATTAAAAACGGGACAAATCCCCTGGGAAGCAAAACTGGATCTTTCCAACCTGAAGCCGGAGGAAGCTCGCAAGGCTTTAGTGGAGTTTATTCAAAGACAGATGAAGAAGAAAAACTTTTCCCTGCTTATTTTTCATGGCACGAAAAGCGCTAAAAATTCTCCCCCTCTGTTAAAGAATTTAATCAATCACTGGTTACCGCAAATTAAAGAAGTGGTTGCTTTTCATAGTGCGAGGCCTGATGAGGGCGGTATCAATGCGGTGTATGTTTTGCTCAAAAATGTATCGGATCTTCCTGTACTCACACGCGTGGAGCAAAGTACATCGTTTTTAGTTGTTGAAACTAAAGCCATGGAACGGCAAAGACGTCTCGCCGAACAGCAAGGGGAGCGTCGGATTGCCTTAGTCAAAGCCCGCGAACATTCCAATCAAGAGGCTCAGCCAGCACTTGAAGGTCAATTGCAAAATAGTATTTTGCAACATCCAGAGTTAGCCAGCCAGCGTTTTGACGGCATTGACTCTCCCTTGAATCCGGAACCTCCTTTAAATACGGATGCGCGGCGTGAGTTTGATAACGAACGACGCAATCAGGAACAAGAAAAGCAACTGCGTTTAGGTAATATGCCAAGATTTACTAATACACCTAAACCTAGAGGTCCTTAA
- a CDS encoding rhodanese-like domain-containing protein translates to MEHLGQFIINHWQLWLAFIVILLLTFINELITQKKKAKEITPQVAVDLINNENAVVVDLRDKEAFTQGHIIDSIHAKSEEFEQKKMDKYKNKPIILVATRAIDAQTLASKIRGQGYQPHVLGGGIAAWQNADLPLVKGK, encoded by the coding sequence ATGGAACACTTAGGTCAATTTATCATAAACCATTGGCAATTATGGCTTGCCTTTATCGTTATTTTATTACTCACATTCATCAACGAGCTAATCACCCAAAAAAAGAAAGCAAAGGAAATCACCCCTCAAGTTGCTGTCGATTTAATCAATAATGAAAATGCGGTGGTCGTCGACTTGCGTGACAAAGAAGCTTTTACTCAAGGGCATATTATTGATTCAATCCATGCCAAGAGCGAAGAGTTTGAGCAAAAGAAAATGGATAAATATAAGAATAAACCCATTATTTTGGTTGCTACCCGAGCTATCGATGCTCAGACCCTTGCCAGTAAAATCCGGGGTCAAGGTTATCAGCCTCATGTACTTGGCGGTGGGATTGCTGCATGGCAAAACGCTGATTTGCCCCTGGTAAAAGGAAAATAA
- the grxC gene encoding glutaredoxin 3 encodes MAEIIIYSTTYCPYCIRAKELLQQKNVSFTEIRIDVQPELRAEMIAKSGRRTVPQIFINGQHIGGCDDLYALEDQGRLDQLLRG; translated from the coding sequence ATGGCTGAAATAATTATATACAGTACCACTTATTGTCCCTACTGTATTCGCGCCAAAGAGCTATTGCAACAAAAGAATGTTTCATTTACAGAAATTCGTATTGATGTACAACCCGAATTACGCGCTGAAATGATAGCAAAAAGCGGCAGACGTACCGTACCGCAAATTTTTATTAATGGCCAACATATTGGTGGCTGCGATGATTTATATGCCCTGGAAGACCAGGGAAGACTTGATCAATTACTAAGAGGATAG
- the aroC gene encoding chorismate synthase encodes MSGNTFGTLFTVTTFGESHGPAIGCVVDGCPPGFMLREEDIQPFLDKRKPGQSKYTTQRREEDKIHILSGVFEGKTTGAPIALLIQNTDQRSRDYEEIKNLFRPGHADFTYHHKYGHRDYRGGGRSSARETAARVAAGAIARLYLQRHLNLEIVGYLQQMGDLVLDFIDESQINNNPFFCPNTTQVQDLADAIDHLRRQGDSVGARVKVIAKNVPLGLGDPVFDKLDATLAYAMMSINAVKGVEIGAGFAAVNQLGSIHRDQMSRDGFLSNNAGGILGGISTGQNIEVSIALKPTSSITTPGKTVNVSGEEVTVVTKGRHDPCVGIRAVPIAEAMMALVLMDHYLRNKALHSSF; translated from the coding sequence ATGTCCGGTAATACGTTTGGAACTTTATTTACGGTAACTACTTTTGGTGAAAGCCATGGCCCGGCTATTGGATGTGTAGTTGATGGCTGTCCTCCGGGATTTATGCTGCGGGAAGAGGATATTCAACCCTTTTTGGATAAACGAAAGCCGGGGCAATCCAAATACACAACACAGCGCAGGGAAGAGGATAAAATACACATTCTTTCAGGCGTGTTTGAAGGTAAAACTACCGGTGCACCCATTGCCTTGTTGATTCAGAATACCGATCAGCGATCTCGCGACTATGAAGAAATTAAGAATTTGTTCCGTCCAGGCCATGCGGATTTTACTTATCATCATAAATACGGGCACAGGGATTATCGAGGCGGTGGGCGTTCATCGGCACGGGAGACTGCAGCACGAGTGGCAGCAGGTGCTATCGCACGCTTGTATTTACAGCGGCATTTAAATTTGGAAATTGTAGGATATTTGCAGCAAATGGGTGATTTGGTTTTAGACTTTATAGATGAGTCACAAATTAATAATAACCCTTTCTTTTGTCCTAACACCACGCAAGTTCAGGATCTTGCGGATGCTATTGACCATTTAAGACGCCAAGGCGACTCTGTGGGTGCGCGGGTTAAAGTGATTGCAAAGAATGTCCCCTTGGGATTGGGTGATCCTGTATTCGATAAACTGGATGCCACCCTGGCTTATGCTATGATGTCAATCAATGCGGTTAAAGGGGTTGAAATTGGAGCAGGATTTGCGGCGGTGAACCAGTTAGGTTCCATACATCGTGATCAAATGTCCCGGGATGGGTTTCTAAGCAATAATGCCGGCGGAATTTTGGGTGGTATTTCTACCGGGCAAAATATAGAAGTGAGTATTGCATTAAAGCCCACATCAAGTATCACAACTCCGGGAAAGACAGTTAATGTTTCAGGGGAAGAGGTAACTGTCGTAACCAAGGGACGGCATGATCCTTGTGTGGGAATCAGGGCTGTTCCTATAGCTGAAGCCATGATGGCTTTGGTCTTAATGGATCACTATTTGAGAAATAAGGCGCTTCACTCATCCTTTTAG
- the murI gene encoding glutamate racemase produces the protein MNSNQLAIGVFDSGMGGLTVLRALREGLPQESFIYLGDTARLPYGTKSPDTVKQYAMQMAKLLVERQIKALVIACNTATTAALPYLQEMLPDMPVLGVVAPGAAAAVAATENKRIIVLATETTIASNAYQQLIIQHLPQAIINTRACSVLVALAEEGMVNNQVAREALKHYLDGFTNEDTVLLGCTHFPVFKPLLSSLLPQGVTVVDSAHATSQALYQLLQKQDLLNESPSIKRKVNYLVTDSIKRFQIVGEIFLGERLAEGDIELVDVKS, from the coding sequence TTGAATTCAAACCAACTGGCGATTGGTGTTTTTGACTCAGGGATGGGCGGCCTGACGGTTTTGCGTGCATTGCGAGAAGGATTGCCGCAAGAATCGTTTATTTATCTAGGGGATACCGCCCGGCTTCCCTACGGAACAAAAAGCCCGGATACGGTAAAACAATATGCCATGCAAATGGCAAAATTGCTGGTAGAGCGGCAGATTAAGGCTTTAGTGATAGCCTGTAATACTGCAACTACTGCCGCGTTGCCCTACTTGCAGGAAATGCTGCCTGATATGCCGGTGCTTGGGGTAGTTGCCCCGGGAGCTGCAGCAGCAGTTGCAGCAACAGAAAACAAACGTATTATTGTTTTAGCTACTGAAACAACGATTGCATCAAATGCATACCAACAGCTTATTATCCAGCACTTGCCCCAAGCCATAATCAATACCCGAGCGTGCAGTGTTTTGGTTGCCCTGGCAGAAGAAGGGATGGTGAATAATCAGGTAGCACGTGAGGCGTTAAAACATTACCTGGATGGGTTTACCAATGAAGATACTGTGCTCTTGGGATGTACCCATTTTCCAGTATTTAAACCTTTGTTGAGCAGTTTGCTGCCTCAAGGGGTTACTGTAGTCGACTCGGCGCATGCAACTTCGCAGGCATTGTATCAGTTGCTGCAAAAGCAGGATTTACTGAATGAATCACCTTCCATCAAGCGTAAAGTAAATTATCTGGTCACCGACTCCATTAAACGATTCCAGATCGTAGGCGAGATATTTTTAGGTGAGCGTCTGGCAGAGGGAGATATTGAGCTGGTGGATGTTAAATCCTAA
- a CDS encoding DUF1328 domain-containing protein: protein MLKWALIFLVVAIVAGLFGFRGIASTATSIAKVLFFLFIVIFLAFLILGLFGTSSLTAVP, encoded by the coding sequence ATGTTAAAGTGGGCGCTCATTTTTCTGGTAGTCGCCATCGTTGCAGGTCTATTTGGTTTTCGCGGTATTGCGTCCACGGCGACCAGTATAGCCAAGGTTCTTTTCTTTTTATTTATTGTTATTTTCCTGGCATTTCTAATTTTGGGTCTGTTTGGGACCTCCTCACTTACTGCGGTACCGTAA
- the prmB gene encoding 50S ribosomal protein L3 N(5)-glutamine methyltransferase, which translates to MSNYILKETEELVTILDFLRFSVSCAIDANLYYGHGTDNAWDDMHSLILRSLSLPYDLESNWLNARLTTSEKKYLYQQLEKRINQRVPVPYLIKEAYFCDIPFYVDERVLIPRSPIAELIKNEFSPWIDADKVHRILDLCTGSGCIAIACCYAFPEAQVDAVDISSEALAVAAINREQLGVEDQLTLIESDCFSKVPKVGYDLIVSNPPYVGKEEMQTLPDEFRHEPVLALETSNNGLAIVETILHEAHDYLNEEGILIVEVGNSEEALCEAFPHVPFTWLEMSHGGQGVFLLTKQQLNEYFNVR; encoded by the coding sequence ATGAGCAATTATATACTTAAGGAAACGGAAGAGTTAGTCACGATTTTGGATTTTTTACGCTTTAGTGTGTCTTGCGCCATTGATGCCAATTTATATTACGGCCATGGCACCGATAATGCCTGGGATGATATGCATTCATTAATTCTGCGAAGCTTGTCTTTGCCCTATGATTTGGAATCGAATTGGCTTAATGCACGTTTAACTACAAGTGAAAAAAAATATTTGTACCAACAATTGGAAAAGCGGATTAACCAACGAGTCCCGGTGCCTTACTTAATCAAAGAAGCTTATTTTTGTGATATTCCATTTTATGTGGATGAACGGGTCCTTATCCCTCGCTCTCCTATAGCAGAACTGATTAAAAATGAATTTTCTCCCTGGATCGATGCCGATAAAGTGCATCGTATTTTGGATTTATGTACGGGCAGTGGGTGTATCGCCATAGCTTGTTGTTATGCCTTTCCAGAGGCGCAGGTCGATGCGGTGGATATTTCCAGCGAAGCCCTCGCTGTTGCTGCGATTAATCGAGAGCAGTTAGGTGTTGAAGATCAACTTACTTTAATTGAATCCGATTGTTTTTCCAAAGTGCCGAAGGTAGGCTATGATTTAATTGTCAGTAATCCTCCTTATGTGGGTAAGGAAGAGATGCAAACTTTGCCTGATGAATTTCGTCATGAGCCTGTTTTGGCTTTGGAAACCAGTAATAATGGATTAGCGATTGTTGAAACGATTCTTCATGAGGCCCATGACTATTTAAATGAAGAAGGTATCCTGATTGTAGAAGTAGGAAATAGTGAAGAGGCTTTATGCGAGGCATTTCCGCATGTGCCTTTTACCTGGCTTGAAATGAGTCATGGCGGGCAAGGTGTATTTTTATTAACGAAGCAACAGCTAAACGAGTACTTTAATGTCCGGTAA
- the secB gene encoding protein-export chaperone SecB, which yields MSEQANQTQQNQNETQFMIQRIYVKDLSFETPNTPAVFQQQWEPELNLEINTSNTKLEEGVYEVVLTVTTTVNNKQTTAFLVEVKQAGIFTIQGAPENQLDHLLNSFCPNILFPYAREAITSQVIRGSFPQLVLAPINFDALYMQQLAEKQKQEQA from the coding sequence ATGAGCGAACAAGCAAACCAGACGCAACAAAATCAAAATGAAACGCAATTCATGATCCAAAGGATTTATGTTAAAGATTTATCTTTTGAAACTCCTAATACACCAGCTGTATTCCAACAACAGTGGGAACCCGAGCTGAATCTTGAAATTAATACCAGCAACACCAAACTTGAAGAAGGTGTTTATGAAGTGGTTTTAACGGTGACTACGACAGTAAACAACAAGCAAACTACTGCATTTCTTGTTGAAGTGAAACAAGCGGGTATTTTCACCATCCAAGGCGCTCCAGAAAATCAACTGGATCATTTATTGAATAGTTTCTGCCCCAATATTCTGTTCCCTTATGCCCGCGAAGCGATTACCTCGCAAGTAATTCGTGGCAGTTTCCCACAACTTGTATTGGCTCCTATTAATTTTGATGCTCTGTACATGCAACAACTTGCAGAGAAGCAAAAACAAGAGCAAGCCTAA
- a CDS encoding aspartate-semialdehyde dehydrogenase yields MSRELNIAIVGATGAVGETFLTVLEERDFPVKNLYPLASSRSVGKTVEFRNEQLDVLDLAEFDFSKADIALFSAGGSVSKEYAPKAAASGCVVVDNSSCFRYENDIPLVVPEVNSHRIVEYKNRGIIANPNCSTIQMVVALKPIHDAAGIARINVATYQSVSGTGKKAISELVSQVGDLLNGRPANVNVYPQQIAFNAIPHIDQFEENGYTREEMKMVWETRKIMEDERIMVNPTAVRVPVIYGHSEAIHLELKKPLTAEEARKILSKAPGVKVIDNVGKASYPTALKNAVGHDEVFVGRIRQDISHPNGLNLWVVADNIRKGAASNAVQIAEILQREFL; encoded by the coding sequence ATGAGCAGAGAATTAAATATAGCCATAGTTGGTGCAACAGGTGCAGTTGGCGAAACTTTTTTAACGGTATTGGAAGAACGGGATTTTCCTGTAAAAAATCTTTATCCCTTAGCCAGTTCTCGCTCTGTTGGCAAAACAGTAGAATTTAGAAATGAGCAGCTGGATGTTTTAGACTTGGCTGAGTTTGATTTCAGCAAAGCAGATATCGCTTTGTTTTCAGCAGGCGGTTCGGTATCCAAAGAATATGCTCCTAAGGCTGCAGCTAGTGGATGTGTGGTAGTGGATAACAGTTCCTGCTTTCGATATGAGAACGATATCCCTTTAGTAGTTCCCGAAGTCAATTCTCACCGTATTGTGGAATATAAGAACAGAGGCATTATTGCCAACCCTAATTGCTCAACGATCCAGATGGTTGTAGCCCTGAAACCTATCCATGATGCGGCAGGAATTGCCCGGATTAATGTGGCAACCTACCAATCTGTTTCAGGTACTGGCAAGAAAGCTATTAGTGAACTTGTTTCGCAAGTAGGGGATCTTTTGAATGGCAGGCCTGCCAATGTCAATGTATACCCACAACAGATTGCTTTTAATGCAATCCCGCATATTGACCAGTTTGAAGAAAATGGTTATACCCGTGAAGAAATGAAGATGGTATGGGAAACACGTAAAATTATGGAAGATGAGCGCATTATGGTTAACCCCACAGCCGTTAGAGTGCCGGTTATTTACGGACATTCTGAAGCCATCCATCTGGAATTAAAAAAACCTTTAACTGCAGAAGAAGCACGTAAAATTCTCTCTAAAGCCCCAGGAGTCAAGGTAATTGATAATGTGGGTAAAGCGAGTTATCCAACTGCCCTAAAAAATGCTGTAGGCCATGATGAGGTTTTTGTAGGCCGAATTCGCCAAGACATTTCCCATCCTAACGGATTAAATTTGTGGGTTGTTGCAGATAATATTCGCAAAGGTGCTGCGTCCAATGCGGTACAAATTGCTGAAATACTGCAAAGAGAGTTTTTGTAA